From Zalophus californianus isolate mZalCal1 chromosome 16, mZalCal1.pri.v2, whole genome shotgun sequence, one genomic window encodes:
- the LOC118356409 gene encoding 60S ribosomal protein L34-like, with amino-acid sequence MIRRLTYRRRLSYTTASNKTRLSRTRGNRIVYLYTKKVGKAPKSACGVCPGRLRGVRAVRPKVLMRLSKTKKHVSRAYGGSMCAKCVRDRIKRAFLIEEQKIVVKVLKAQAQSQKAK; translated from the coding sequence ATGATCCGGCGTTTGACCTACCGTCGTAGGCTGTCCTATACTACAGCCTCTAACAAAACTAGGCTGTCCCGAACCCGTGGTAATAGAATCGTTTACCTTTATACCAAGAAGGTTGGGAAAGCACCAAAATCTGCATGTGGCGTGTGCCCAGGCCGACTTCGAGGAGTTCGTGCTGTGAGACCTAAAGTCCTTATGAGGTTGTCCAAAACGAAAAAACACGTCAGCAGGGCCTATGGTGGTTCCATGTGTGCTAAGTGTGTTCGTGACAGGATCAAGCGTGCTTTTCTTATCGAGGAGCAGAAAATCGTTGTGAAAGTGTTGAAGGCCCAAGCACAGAGtcagaaagctaaataa